CCGCAAGACGCGCTTCAAGGCTGACGGTGAGAGACACACTGGCGTACGAGTAGGGTCTCCGGATGAAGACGATCACATAAGATCCACACAATTCCTCCATCCTTTTATAAAAACAGAGTGGGAAAATGAGGGCAGGTTTACTAATGGAGGTAGACATGAAGTCGAATAAATGGGTCTGGTGGACGCTGGGCATTGTGCTTGGGCTAGTCGTCCTTGCGGGAGTCGGGTTTGCAGGTTTTCAACTTGGAGCGGCGCAAAACGCCAACTTCGCCGGGATGATGCCATTCGGACACTGGCGCGGTTTTGGGATGCATGGCGGTTTCCGCGGACATGATTTCGGGAGTTGGAACGGGTTTGGCTTTTTCTACCCCATCTTTTTTCTGATTCGGCTGGTGATCATCGGCGGCTTGATCTGGCTGGGGTACGCTCTCTTCAAAGGGAGCGGCTGGCGGCTGGTGAAGGATGCTCCTTCCGCCGGGAATGACGATGACAAATCATCCACGTAGGAGAATGCTCGAAACACCCGATCAACACCCGCACCGGAACGAGGCGGGTGTTTTTCATTTCCACATAATTTCTTCACAGCATTTATGGGATAATCGAATCGTGCCGCAGACGATCCTTATCGTGGATGATGAAAGACGCATGGTCTCGCTCCTGCAAAGTTACCTCGAGCAGGAGGGCTATCGCGTTGCAACTGCATATAATGGGCGCGAGGCCCTGGAAGTTGCACGACGAGAAAACCCCGACCTGGTGGTGCTCGATGTCATGATGCCCGAAATGAACGGATATGATTTCATGCGCGCCCGCCGGGCAGAGAGCGATACCCCCATCATCATGCTGACCGCCAGGGTGGAAGACGACGACAAAGTCATCGGGCTCGAACTCGGCGCGGACGATTACGTCACAAAGCCGTTCAAACCGCGCGAGCTGATGGCGCGTGTGCGCAGCGTCCTGCGGCGCTCCGGAAAGAACGAAGCCAGAGGCCAAACCCTGAAAGTGCGCGACATTACGCTCAACCGGGAAACCCGCGAAGTGAACATCGGCGACCAAAGCACGGACCTGACCCCTTCCGAGTTCGACCTGCTTGCAGCGCTCATGTCTGCGCCGGGAAAGGTGTTTTCCCGCCTCGACCTGCTGGATGTTATCCAGGGTGTGCGCTATGAAGGGTATGAGCGCACGATCGACACGCACATCAAGAACCTGCGCGCGAAAATGGAGCCCGAACCGCGGAACCCGAAATACATCGAAACCGTGTACGGGGTCGGATATCGTTTGCGGAAACAATGATCCAAATATGCAAATTGAACGGATCGAAAACAAATTCATCGGGCTGCAAAGACCCTGAACTCTGCGGATAAATCAACCCCATGAAGCTCGCCACAAAACTCATCCTCTCCTTCCTGCTCATCAGCGTTGTCAGCATCGGGCTGGTCGTGGGCGCCACCCGGCTCGCGACCGACCGTGAATTCGACAGCTTCATCGACAAGCGTTACAAGGCGGAGATGGCGGATGAACTGGCATGGTATTACCGCGAAAACAACTCGTTCGACGGGGTCGAAAACGGTTTCGGGCGTTTCGGCCGTAGGCAGGGAATGATGCACGGCGCCAACCGTGAACCGTCCTTTTTTATCACCGACCCGAACGGTATTGTGATCGTATCCGACGGTATGACGCACCCGCGCGGTGAACAGATCGGCAACGAGGAGTTGACGAAGGGGATCGAGATCGTTGTGGACAGCCAGGTCGTCGGCATCCTTTTTGTCACCGACCCAATGATGCGCAGCCAGATCGATTTTGCCTTTCTCCGCAGCGTCTATCGGTCCATCTTCTTAAGCGCGGCTGGCACGACACTGCTGGCTTTGATCATCGGCGTTCTGATCTCGCGCAGCATCACGCGACCGGTTAGCGAACTGACCCATG
This portion of the Anaerolineales bacterium genome encodes:
- a CDS encoding response regulator transcription factor: MLETPDQHPHRNEAGVFHFHIISSQHLWDNRIVPQTILIVDDERRMVSLLQSYLEQEGYRVATAYNGREALEVARRENPDLVVLDVMMPEMNGYDFMRARRAESDTPIIMLTARVEDDDKVIGLELGADDYVTKPFKPRELMARVRSVLRRSGKNEARGQTLKVRDITLNRETREVNIGDQSTDLTPSEFDLLAALMSAPGKVFSRLDLLDVIQGVRYEGYERTIDTHIKNLRAKMEPEPRNPKYIETVYGVGYRLRKQ